The following are encoded in a window of Staphylococcus piscifermentans genomic DNA:
- the dat gene encoding D-amino-acid transaminase — protein MTNKVLLNGQFVDEKDAKIPYNDRGYNFGDGVYEYIRVYDGTLFTVKEHFERFLRSAAEIDIDLEETVESLTQTVQSLIDENDVQNGGIYIQATRGASPRDHAFPGPDVKPQIMAFTKSYDRPFEELENGIYAVTVEDIRWLRCDIKSLNLLGNVLAKEYAVKYNAAEAIQHRGETVTEGASSNVYAIKDGVIYTHPINNYILNGITRQVIKNVAEEADIPFKEETFTVDFLKNADEIIVSSTSVEVMPVIKLDGEAVGDGKVGSITRKLQEGFSQKIEESHNK, from the coding sequence ATGACAAATAAAGTGTTATTGAACGGCCAGTTTGTAGACGAAAAAGACGCAAAGATTCCATATAATGACAGAGGATATAACTTCGGAGACGGCGTATATGAATATATTCGTGTATATGACGGAACCTTGTTTACTGTTAAAGAACATTTCGAAAGATTTTTGCGCAGTGCTGCAGAAATCGATATCGATTTAGAGGAAACCGTTGAATCTCTAACGCAGACAGTTCAATCTTTAATTGATGAGAATGATGTTCAAAATGGCGGTATTTATATTCAAGCAACTAGAGGGGCTTCACCAAGAGACCATGCATTTCCAGGTCCAGACGTTAAACCGCAGATTATGGCATTCACAAAAAGCTATGACAGACCGTTTGAAGAATTAGAAAACGGTATTTATGCCGTAACTGTTGAAGATATTCGTTGGTTACGCTGTGATATCAAAAGCTTGAATTTATTAGGAAATGTATTAGCGAAAGAATATGCTGTGAAATATAATGCGGCTGAAGCGATTCAACACCGTGGTGAAACTGTCACAGAAGGGGCATCAAGTAACGTATATGCAATTAAAGACGGAGTAATCTATACACATCCGATTAATAACTATATTCTTAACGGTATTACACGTCAGGTTATTAAGAATGTGGCAGAAGAAGCGGACATTCCATTCAAAGAAGAGACATTCACTGTAGACTTCTTAAAAAATGCAGATGAAATTATCGTTTCTAGTACATCTGTGGAAGTCATGCCTGTGATCAAGTTAGATGGTGAAGCGGTAGGAGACGGTAAAGTCGGCTCAATAACACGTAAGTTGCAAGAAGGATTTAGTCAGAAAATTGAAGAAAGTCACAATAAATAA
- a CDS encoding phosphotransferase family protein, translated as MEQFYQLGWTLDSAGGASGEAYMAEQDGQKLFLKRNSNPFIAALSAEGIVPKLVWTKRIETGEVVTAQHWKNGRELTFEEMNQTRVAKLLKKIHSSKTLLTMLKRMEMEPITPDILYQKINTSLSRQVLTHHVVRKALTYLEEHKPELDPRFYTVVHGDVNHNNWLLSDHDELYLVDWEGAMLADPAIDIGMLLYNYVPQNEWSEWLEKYGAKESLDLSKRMKWYTVIQAIGLVEWNEEQKRYKDMNIWLKFLNEVMNSNVFI; from the coding sequence TTGGAGCAGTTTTATCAGTTAGGGTGGACATTGGATTCTGCTGGCGGTGCATCGGGTGAAGCTTATATGGCTGAGCAAGATGGTCAAAAATTATTTCTAAAAAGAAACTCAAATCCTTTTATTGCAGCATTATCTGCAGAAGGTATTGTCCCTAAATTAGTGTGGACAAAGCGTATTGAAACCGGAGAGGTTGTAACCGCGCAACATTGGAAAAATGGCAGAGAACTTACTTTTGAAGAGATGAATCAAACAAGAGTAGCAAAATTGCTCAAAAAGATTCATAGCTCTAAAACACTTTTGACGATGTTGAAGCGCATGGAAATGGAACCCATTACTCCGGATATATTATATCAAAAAATAAATACATCGCTTTCCAGACAAGTGTTGACACATCATGTGGTGCGTAAAGCATTGACTTATCTTGAAGAACACAAACCTGAATTGGATCCTCGCTTTTATACTGTCGTTCATGGTGATGTGAATCATAATAATTGGTTGCTATCTGATCATGACGAGTTATACCTTGTAGATTGGGAAGGTGCGATGTTGGCAGATCCAGCAATTGATATCGGAATGCTGCTTTACAATTACGTTCCTCAAAACGAATGGTCTGAATGGCTTGAAAAGTACGGTGCGAAAGAATCTTTAGATTTGAGCAAACGTATGAAATGGTATACAGTCATTCAAGCAATCGGATTAGTAGAGTGGAATGAAGAACAAAAACGCTATAAAGATATGAATATTTGGCTGAAATTCTTAAATGAAGTTATGAACAGCAACGTATTTATTTGA
- the trmB gene encoding tRNA (guanosine(46)-N7)-methyltransferase TrmB: protein MRLRNKPWAEDYLRKHDTVVDIDGTHAKKMSEWFDKTQPIYIEVGSGMGQFITELASRHPEVNFVALERDKNVMIRVLDKVLEKQLQNIKLICNDAMELTDYFEDGEVDRVYLNFSDPWPKNRHAKRRLTYHSFLALYKAILKEEGEIHFKTDNRGLFAYSLESMSQFGMYFTKINLNLHDEDDEDNIETEYERKFADKGSRIYRMEAKFH from the coding sequence ATGAGATTAAGAAATAAACCTTGGGCAGAGGATTATTTGCGAAAACATGATACAGTTGTAGACATTGATGGCACTCATGCTAAAAAAATGTCTGAGTGGTTTGATAAAACTCAGCCTATTTATATAGAAGTTGGATCAGGCATGGGACAGTTTATTACAGAACTTGCAAGCCGACATCCTGAAGTTAATTTTGTTGCTTTAGAAAGAGATAAGAATGTTATGATTCGCGTATTGGACAAGGTATTGGAGAAACAATTGCAGAATATCAAGTTGATTTGTAATGATGCAATGGAATTAACCGATTACTTTGAAGATGGTGAAGTAGATCGTGTTTATTTAAATTTCTCAGATCCGTGGCCAAAGAACAGACATGCGAAACGTCGCTTAACGTATCATTCTTTTTTAGCCTTATATAAAGCGATTTTAAAAGAAGAAGGGGAAATACATTTTAAAACAGATAATCGTGGTCTCTTTGCGTATAGCTTAGAAAGCATGTCGCAGTTTGGAATGTATTTTACAAAAATCAATTTAAACCTTCATGATGAAGATGATGAAGATAATATTGAAACTGAATACGAACGGAAATTTGCTGATAAAGGTTCACGCATTTATCGCATGGAAGCAAAGTTCCATTAA
- a CDS encoding YtnP family quorum-quenching lactonase: MNLGDLKIYYLDGGMTNMDGGTMFGPVPKVLWSRKLKPNDKNQVRMSTHPILIIAKDKNILIDSGLGMGKLTDKQKQHSGVENESYVKENLAAYNLTPEDIDIVLMTHMHFDHAAGLADNDGHAQFPNAVHYIQQDEWQEFLAPNLRSKATYWPQNQGDYQEHMILFENEIEPYPGIKMQHTGGHSYGHSIITIESNGERAVHMADIFPSHAHFNPLWVTAYDDYPMQSIREKERLIPYFIYNDFWFLFYHDADYFAIKYDSQQKTIQSAIKR, from the coding sequence ATGAATTTAGGGGATTTAAAAATTTATTATCTTGATGGTGGAATGACAAATATGGATGGCGGGACAATGTTTGGTCCAGTGCCAAAAGTCTTATGGTCACGCAAATTGAAACCTAATGATAAGAATCAAGTGAGAATGTCGACACATCCTATCTTGATTATTGCAAAGGATAAAAATATTTTAATTGACTCAGGATTAGGAATGGGTAAATTAACTGATAAACAAAAACAACATTCAGGAGTCGAGAATGAAAGTTATGTGAAAGAAAATCTTGCTGCTTATAATCTTACACCTGAAGATATTGATATCGTATTGATGACGCATATGCATTTTGATCATGCAGCAGGTTTAGCAGACAACGATGGACATGCTCAATTTCCTAATGCAGTCCATTACATTCAACAAGACGAATGGCAGGAATTTCTGGCACCTAATCTTCGCAGCAAAGCGACCTACTGGCCTCAAAATCAAGGCGATTATCAAGAACACATGATTTTGTTTGAAAATGAAATTGAACCTTACCCTGGCATCAAAATGCAACATACAGGTGGCCATAGTTACGGTCACAGTATCATTACTATTGAAAGCAATGGAGAACGTGCAGTGCATATGGCTGATATCTTCCCATCACATGCACATTTCAACCCTTTATGGGTCACAGCTTATGATGATTATCCGATGCAAAGTATTCGTGAAAAAGAAAGACTGATACCTTATTTCATTTATAATGATTTTTGGTTCTTGTTTTATCATGATGCAGATTACTTTGCGATTAAATATGATTCACAGCAAAAAACAATTCAGTCAGCTATAAAAAGATAA
- a CDS encoding M42 family metallopeptidase, whose product MDLTKKETLKHMKALTEFHSAPGFESDLKAYIKSEMEPYADDFIYNRMGGFYAVKHSKNPNAKKVMVAAHMDEVGFMITHIADNGMIQFTNLGGVAADIWQGQRLKVKNRNNEVITGVVASIPKHFRTGNEGLPEIKDLMLDIGSASAAEVRARGIEIGDSIVPDTEFIQLSEQRFAGKAWDNRYGCLLAIEILKLFKDKQLDVELYVGANVQEEVGLRGARAAAEQIDPDVAFVVDCSPANDMKGAQQLSGQLGEGTLIRIKDGTMLLKPAFRDYLLELCNQHDIKHQYYISPGGTDGGEIHKANSGIPTAVIGVCARYIHSSDSVFDIRDYYAARQLLFESIQALDDKQIEHLQYS is encoded by the coding sequence ATGGATTTGACTAAAAAAGAAACTTTAAAGCACATGAAAGCACTAACTGAGTTTCATAGTGCTCCTGGATTTGAAAGTGATTTAAAGGCATACATAAAAAGTGAAATGGAACCTTATGCTGATGATTTTATTTATAATCGAATGGGCGGTTTTTACGCAGTTAAACATTCAAAGAATCCTAATGCGAAGAAAGTAATGGTTGCAGCGCATATGGATGAAGTTGGATTTATGATTACACATATTGCTGATAATGGTATGATTCAATTTACTAACCTAGGTGGAGTAGCAGCAGATATTTGGCAAGGTCAAAGATTAAAAGTAAAAAATCGTAATAATGAAGTTATCACTGGAGTGGTGGCAAGTATACCGAAACATTTTAGAACAGGAAATGAAGGTTTGCCTGAAATTAAAGACTTAATGTTAGATATTGGCAGTGCATCTGCAGCAGAAGTACGTGCACGCGGTATTGAAATAGGTGACTCAATTGTTCCTGATACTGAATTTATCCAACTTTCTGAACAACGATTTGCTGGGAAAGCTTGGGATAATCGTTACGGTTGTTTATTAGCTATAGAAATCTTAAAATTATTTAAAGATAAGCAATTAGATGTCGAACTTTATGTGGGTGCAAATGTGCAAGAAGAAGTCGGTTTACGTGGCGCAAGAGCAGCAGCTGAGCAAATAGATCCTGATGTCGCTTTCGTCGTTGATTGTTCACCAGCTAACGATATGAAAGGCGCTCAACAACTTTCAGGACAACTGGGCGAAGGAACTTTAATACGTATTAAAGATGGAACGATGTTATTGAAACCTGCTTTCAGAGATTATCTTTTAGAATTGTGTAATCAACATGATATCAAGCATCAATACTATATTTCACCTGGAGGCACAGATGGCGGAGAAATTCACAAAGCCAACAGTGGCATACCAACAGCGGTGATTGGCGTTTGTGCTCGCTATATTCATAGTTCAGATTCTGTATTTGATATCCGTGATTACTATGCTGCGCGTCAGTTGTTGTTCGAGTCGATTCAAGCACTTGATGATAAACAAATAGAGCATTTGCAATACTCATAA
- a CDS encoding thioredoxin family protein produces MRELKSVEEFNELKQDDTIFMFTADWCVDCRFIKPRLPELEEKHKEYNFVSVDRDKFIDLCVELGIMGIPSFLVYKNGEQVGSYVSKDRKTIEQIDEFINNI; encoded by the coding sequence ATGAGAGAATTAAAATCTGTAGAAGAATTTAACGAATTAAAACAAGATGATACTATTTTTATGTTTACAGCTGATTGGTGTGTAGATTGTCGTTTTATTAAACCGAGATTGCCTGAATTAGAAGAAAAACATAAAGAATATAACTTCGTCTCAGTTGATAGAGATAAATTTATTGATTTATGTGTGGAACTCGGCATTATGGGGATTCCAAGTTTCCTAGTTTATAAAAATGGAGAACAAGTAGGCAGTTATGTCAGTAAAGACCGCAAAACGATAGAACAAATAGATGAATTTATCAATAATATTTAA
- a CDS encoding DUF1444 domain-containing protein: MNVFQMRDKLKERLNHLNVNFSFNRDEDTLRIARKDNGKGVTIRLTPIVAKYNDKKETIVDEIVYYVNETIAQMSDQAQEDIQNLKIMPVMRAASFEKETKEGHKFVIDQHTAETNIYYALDLGKSYRLIDESMLKQMNATAQQVKEMALFNVRKLDTAYKTDEVKGNIFYFINTNDGYDASRILNTPLLNQFEEQCEGEMLVAIPHQDVLIIADIRNKTGYDVMAHLTMEFFTNGLVPITSLSFAYDKGHFEPIFILAKNNKAKQENSPNVVQELSAVKKNKNNKNDKK, from the coding sequence ATGAATGTCTTTCAAATGAGAGATAAATTAAAAGAACGTTTAAATCATTTAAATGTGAATTTTTCATTTAATCGTGATGAAGATACGTTGCGTATTGCCAGAAAAGATAATGGTAAAGGCGTAACAATCAGATTAACACCGATTGTAGCTAAATATAATGATAAAAAAGAAACAATTGTTGATGAAATCGTATATTATGTCAACGAAACGATTGCACAAATGAGCGACCAAGCGCAAGAGGATATTCAGAATTTAAAAATTATGCCTGTCATGCGTGCAGCAAGTTTCGAAAAAGAAACCAAAGAAGGGCATAAATTTGTGATAGATCAACATACTGCAGAAACTAATATTTATTATGCATTAGACTTAGGTAAGTCTTATCGTCTGATAGATGAATCTATGTTGAAACAAATGAATGCTACTGCACAACAAGTCAAAGAAATGGCGTTATTTAATGTTCGTAAGCTAGATACAGCATATAAAACTGACGAAGTAAAAGGGAACATTTTTTATTTCATCAATACTAATGATGGTTACGATGCCAGCAGAATATTAAATACACCGCTTCTCAACCAATTTGAAGAACAGTGTGAAGGTGAAATGTTAGTAGCCATTCCCCATCAAGATGTGTTGATTATTGCAGATATCCGTAATAAAACAGGATATGATGTGATGGCACATCTTACAATGGAGTTCTTTACAAATGGACTTGTTCCGATTACATCTTTATCATTTGCATATGATAAAGGGCACTTTGAACCTATCTTTATCTTGGCCAAAAATAATAAAGCTAAGCAAGAAAATAGCCCTAACGTAGTGCAAGAACTAAGTGCTGTGAAAAAGAATAAAAACAATAAAAACGACAAAAAGTAA
- the ytpR gene encoding YtpR family tRNA-binding protein, with the protein MNLFYNKNGVGDVAFLQLDPAEGEFDYHQFGDVVRITQDNEVTGYNIFNASQHLSLDGNGHIKLTPELVEQLQQTINEAGIDDKLDSDLSPKFVVGYVESKEKHQNADKLSVLKVDVGNDTLQIVCGAPNVEAGQKVVVAKVGAVMPSGMVIKDAELRGVPSSGMVCSMKELNLPNAPKEKGILVLSDEYQVGQPFFEE; encoded by the coding sequence ATGAATTTATTTTATAATAAAAATGGTGTCGGAGATGTCGCATTTTTACAATTAGATCCTGCAGAAGGTGAATTTGACTATCATCAATTCGGCGACGTCGTAAGAATTACTCAAGATAATGAAGTTACCGGCTATAATATTTTCAACGCTTCACAACATTTATCTTTAGATGGTAACGGCCATATTAAACTAACACCTGAATTGGTAGAACAACTGCAACAAACTATCAATGAAGCGGGTATTGATGATAAATTAGATTCTGACTTATCCCCTAAGTTTGTAGTAGGGTATGTTGAATCTAAAGAAAAACATCAGAATGCTGATAAACTAAGTGTGCTGAAAGTTGACGTCGGTAACGATACTTTACAAATTGTTTGTGGCGCACCAAATGTTGAAGCTGGACAAAAAGTAGTGGTTGCTAAAGTAGGCGCTGTAATGCCGAGCGGAATGGTAATCAAAGATGCTGAATTAAGAGGCGTACCTTCTAGCGGTATGGTCTGCTCAATGAAAGAATTGAATTTACCAAACGCACCAAAAGAAAAAGGCATTTTAGTTTTATCTGATGAATATCAAGTTGGACAACCATTTTTTGAAGAATAA
- a CDS encoding DNA translocase FtsK encodes MSWFDKLFSDGDDEEVYQRKYSQRRQKLEEKERHRQSLLPENNDIYNRPKGNFRFPMHVNNTEKAEDDFDSADSDSQISHADEKAYAVNQQQDNRRHRRRRNFDTSSNQDENAFRSSRSTRKQNNDQHHHSPKETSYTSSKRRVQNYTSSYDTKDIYYRSGEFKAEEVPSAIFGTKKRHPLENGVIKSDGTIKNEEADERQERIPTDPLNGARKQDKLNTTSQPSSSQNEDSETSHSEKPDEIKHTMKETPNYSSTDNTININNIYASQIVEEIRRERERKFLKRKKFKEALQQKREQEDTGSIQQAIDDMYAKQAKQYVEEPVFHEASPVEASEDMDEHVDSDKAQDTTEEAASKNDYEAEPDLNSEFDYEEINLDDVQQVQSVNNKDVEIVNDYTSSQEDEAASSVENTNNHTESIEHTDEPLKHAETEISEAQYTEVQTDDSEKEESNETSDYNEEEAPAEPVNVDEHTDSNLETSQTQNSVEEPQLTPETQSENFADDKTASETESISSAFKIHSESLEPKLEPTSETDSKVNEKSDSTTTSEKHDVSKQSLEPKLTPENNSTASSAEEKEETWAPNDLSDQSSSETEPAELQDNKENKEASPVKAEAEPEKKRPIRKGAKPVNVMMTPSDKRRMQKAQKNKAISATKTDSEKVNQPVQNTAVEKNKTTQNLTSSEADNTQAYAQSVGTESHANPENNDSPSTNEQETQNEAGHITQNVNQLHMSQNKSNETATESQASNQSQVSDAKNTRNTEKDTHSPQEGIRKGPNLKLPSIDLLDTPEVHEIDEEWIEEKKQELNDAFYYFNVPAEVKNVTEGPSVTRFELSVEKGVKVSRITALQDDLKMALAAKDIRIEAPIPGTSLVGIEVPNVSPTKVNLRSIIESPKFKNAESKLTVAMGNRINNEPLLMDIAKTPHALIAGATGSGKSVAINSMLLSLLYKNHPEELKLLLIDPKMVELAPYNGLPHLVSPVITDVKAATQSLKWAVDEMEKRYKLFAQYHVRNITAFNKKAAYDQRLPKIVIVIDELADLMMMAPQEVEQSIARIAQKARACGIHMLVATQRPSVNVITGLIKANIPTRIAFMVSSSVDSRTILDSGGAERLLGYGDMLYLGNGMNKPIRVQGSFVSDDEIDAVVDYIKAQRQPEYLFEEKELLKQTKAQSKDDLFDEVCRFMVSEGNISTSLIQRHFQIGYNRAARIVDQLEELGYISGSNGSKPREVYLTSAELNEE; translated from the coding sequence ATGAGCTGGTTCGATAAACTATTTAGTGATGGAGATGACGAAGAGGTATATCAGCGGAAATATAGTCAACGTCGACAAAAATTAGAAGAAAAAGAACGTCATCGTCAATCATTACTTCCTGAAAATAATGATATATATAATCGTCCGAAAGGTAATTTTCGCTTTCCAATGCATGTGAATAATACAGAAAAGGCCGAAGATGACTTTGACTCAGCTGACTCTGACTCACAAATTTCTCATGCAGATGAAAAGGCATATGCTGTGAACCAACAACAAGATAATAGACGCCATAGAAGACGTCGCAACTTTGATACGAGCAGCAATCAAGATGAAAATGCCTTTCGCTCATCTCGCAGCACGCGAAAACAAAATAATGATCAGCATCATCATTCACCAAAGGAAACATCTTATACATCATCAAAGCGTCGTGTTCAAAATTATACTTCTTCCTATGATACGAAAGATATCTATTATAGAAGCGGTGAATTCAAGGCAGAAGAAGTACCTTCTGCAATCTTTGGAACTAAGAAACGCCATCCATTAGAGAATGGCGTGATTAAAAGCGACGGTACTATTAAAAATGAGGAAGCGGATGAAAGACAAGAACGTATTCCGACTGATCCGTTAAATGGAGCACGAAAACAAGATAAATTAAATACAACATCACAACCATCATCTTCTCAAAATGAAGATAGTGAAACTTCTCATTCTGAAAAGCCAGATGAAATAAAACATACGATGAAAGAAACACCTAATTATTCATCTACGGATAATACAATTAATATTAATAATATTTATGCATCACAAATTGTCGAAGAAATTCGCAGAGAACGTGAACGCAAGTTCTTGAAGCGTAAGAAATTCAAAGAAGCACTGCAACAAAAACGTGAGCAAGAAGACACTGGATCCATTCAACAGGCCATCGATGACATGTATGCTAAACAAGCCAAGCAATATGTAGAAGAACCTGTCTTTCATGAAGCGTCTCCAGTGGAAGCAAGTGAAGATATGGATGAACACGTTGATTCAGACAAGGCACAAGATACTACTGAAGAAGCAGCCAGCAAAAATGATTATGAAGCTGAACCTGATTTAAATTCAGAATTTGATTATGAAGAAATCAATTTAGATGACGTTCAACAAGTACAATCAGTGAATAACAAAGACGTGGAAATCGTAAATGATTATACATCTTCACAAGAAGACGAAGCTGCTTCCAGTGTAGAAAATACGAATAATCATACTGAATCGATTGAACATACTGATGAACCATTGAAACACGCTGAAACGGAAATAAGTGAAGCGCAGTATACTGAAGTTCAAACAGATGATTCAGAAAAAGAAGAGAGCAACGAAACGTCGGATTATAACGAGGAAGAAGCACCAGCAGAACCTGTGAATGTAGATGAGCATACTGATAGTAATCTTGAAACTAGTCAAACGCAGAATTCAGTAGAGGAACCTCAACTAACACCAGAGACGCAATCTGAAAACTTTGCAGATGACAAAACTGCATCAGAAACAGAGTCAATCAGCAGCGCATTCAAAATTCATTCTGAATCATTGGAACCGAAGTTAGAACCTACTTCTGAAACAGATTCGAAGGTGAATGAAAAGTCAGATTCAACAACAACATCTGAGAAACACGATGTAAGCAAACAGTCTTTAGAGCCGAAACTGACGCCTGAAAATAATTCAACAGCATCGTCGGCTGAGGAAAAAGAAGAAACTTGGGCACCAAATGACTTATCAGACCAATCATCATCTGAAACTGAACCTGCTGAGTTGCAAGACAACAAAGAAAATAAAGAAGCGAGTCCGGTCAAAGCGGAAGCAGAACCTGAGAAGAAACGTCCTATTCGTAAAGGTGCTAAGCCCGTTAACGTAATGATGACGCCTTCTGATAAGAGAAGAATGCAAAAAGCACAAAAAAATAAAGCCATCTCTGCAACTAAAACTGATTCTGAAAAAGTAAATCAACCTGTGCAAAATACGGCGGTTGAAAAGAATAAAACAACTCAGAATCTTACAAGCAGTGAAGCAGATAATACTCAAGCATATGCGCAAAGTGTCGGCACAGAAAGTCACGCTAATCCTGAAAATAATGACAGCCCTTCAACAAATGAACAAGAAACTCAAAATGAAGCGGGCCACATCACACAAAATGTAAATCAATTGCATATGAGTCAGAATAAATCTAATGAAACTGCGACAGAGTCGCAAGCATCCAATCAATCGCAAGTTTCAGATGCTAAAAATACTCGTAATACTGAAAAAGATACTCATTCGCCGCAAGAGGGCATTAGAAAAGGTCCTAACTTGAAATTGCCAAGTATTGATTTATTAGATACTCCAGAAGTTCATGAAATAGATGAAGAATGGATTGAAGAGAAAAAACAAGAATTGAATGATGCATTTTATTATTTCAATGTACCCGCAGAAGTTAAAAATGTGACTGAAGGACCAAGTGTAACGCGCTTTGAATTATCTGTAGAAAAAGGTGTCAAAGTTTCTCGTATCACAGCCTTGCAAGATGACTTGAAAATGGCATTAGCTGCGAAAGATATAAGAATCGAAGCGCCAATACCAGGAACAAGTTTAGTCGGAATTGAAGTGCCTAATGTGTCGCCTACTAAAGTTAACTTACGATCCATTATTGAAAGTCCTAAATTCAAAAATGCAGAATCTAAATTGACTGTCGCAATGGGTAACAGAATTAATAACGAACCATTACTAATGGATATAGCTAAAACACCGCATGCCTTAATTGCCGGAGCGACTGGTTCAGGTAAATCTGTGGCTATCAACAGCATGTTGCTTTCATTGTTATATAAAAATCACCCAGAAGAGTTGAAATTGCTGTTGATTGATCCGAAGATGGTAGAATTAGCGCCTTATAATGGATTACCGCATCTTGTATCACCCGTGATTACAGATGTCAAAGCTGCCACTCAAAGTTTAAAATGGGCAGTAGACGAAATGGAAAAACGTTATAAACTATTTGCTCAATATCATGTGCGTAATATTACAGCCTTTAATAAAAAAGCAGCTTATGATCAACGCTTACCTAAAATTGTTATCGTAATCGATGAGTTAGCCGATTTAATGATGATGGCACCTCAAGAAGTAGAACAATCTATTGCACGTATAGCTCAAAAAGCCCGTGCTTGCGGTATTCATATGCTAGTCGCTACACAAAGACCATCTGTAAATGTAATTACAGGATTAATTAAAGCAAATATTCCTACGCGTATTGCATTTATGGTATCATCGAGTGTGGATTCGAGAACAATTCTTGACAGTGGCGGTGCAGAGCGCTTATTAGGTTACGGGGATATGTTGTACCTAGGTAATGGTATGAATAAACCAATTCGCGTTCAAGGCAGCTTTGTATCGGATGATGAAATCGATGCAGTAGTAGATTATATTAAAGCACAGCGTCAGCCAGAATATTTGTTTGAAGAAAAAGAGTTATTGAAACAAACAAAAGCTCAATCGAAAGATGATTTGTTTGATGAAGTATGCAGATTTATGGTGTCAGAAGGAAATATTTCAACATCATTAATTCAACGTCATTTCCAAATTGGGTATAACAGAGCAGCAAGAATTGTTGACCAATTAGAAGAATTGGGATATATTTCAGGCTCTAACGGTTCTAAACCAAGAGAGGTTTATTTAACCTCAGCTGAATTAAATGAGGAATAA